The Amblyomma americanum isolate KBUSLIRL-KWMA chromosome 11, ASM5285725v1, whole genome shotgun sequence genome includes the window CGCCTTATGCGAACGTGTGTTTGAATACCAAACAATACAGTGTGACGCACACTGCAATCGTATCTCCTTTTACTATACCATCTAAAGACAGAGTCATTACAATTTTTATGCATTTTCATCGCACTAAAAACgaagacaaaaataaatctggcATGGTATGTTACgttacggtacggtacggtacggtatgatatggtatgtggTGCCAAGGTGAGTTTAATCAGCCGACGCTTTCTGTGGGCTATGAAGATAGTGCAGGTAGTGATGGTAGATAAAGGCGTGTATATAATGGTAAGCCGTAAGAGACCAGATGATGAGAGTGCGGGCACTCGCCACAATGCACATATCCATGAGCCTCACAGTTGATATGGTAATAGAAGACGGGGGGACCTGTGCGCTATTGTattttggacaaaaaaaaaagatgtcatcTTTATGATAGTCTTTTTTAGCCATTGAAAGAATCAGGAAGCATTGAGACGATTCAGTACCAGGAATTTTATTCTGAGACTCTTCGCGTGTGCTAAGAATTTGGAGGTCTTGATGCAGCCTTTGGGGCTATTGCTGCGAATCTAAATTTCCGTGTTTTTGACAAATTTAAAGGCTCAGCATGTCCCGTCGCAAGAAGCCGATTGAAAAGCGTCCACTGACCAAAAGTCATCGGCCGTACCTCCGCCTTCTGGATCTGGCACCGGTTACACCGTCAGCCAACGAGACGCGCACGTTGTAATTGTCGTCGCCAATGACCTCGACGCTGCCAGAGGAAGTGCGACGAAGAACGTACGGACCGTTTCCTCCTTCGTCACCTTCGCTTATTTCACTGGTCTCTTCAAGCCTGCCGCGGAACTCGTACTCTCGCGGCGGGGACCGACCCGATCGACCCCCGCCTCCACTGCTAGCTCTGTTCGGGGCGTATGTCCTCCGCTCTTCCAACTCCTGGTACCTCCGACTACCCGGCCTTCCGGCACCACTGCCACCAGCGTAATCGTCCTCGCTTTCGAACCTCGACATCATGCGTCGCTCCTCAGATATGAGCCGGTCTCTGACTCGCTCGCTGTGGCCTCGACGAGGTGCCTCCGACGTGCCGGGCGGAGGGAAACCCCGGGCGTAGCAGCAGTTGGGAGCGTGCGGTATGGGCGGCAAGGGTGCACCGTACCCTCCTCCTGCACCTCCTGGTTGGAACTTCTCCAGACAGTTGCAGACGAACTGGATGTGCGTGTCTGAACCAGGGATGGACTTGGCGACGTTCATCATGCCGGGACCAGCGCAGGGACCTCCGCTGGTGGAGGCCACGCCCGGTTGGAGTGCTCCAGGGGTTCCTGGAGCGGGAGGTCTTGATGCCGTCTGGTTCGGGTCGGCGACTTGCTCGGCTCCGCACTTGCCGCAGCTAATCCTGCGTGAGAGTGATCTCGTGTCAACGTTGGTCGTGGAGAGGGGTGAACAGTCTAAACCGCATAGAGGACTGTTCCTCGTCTTCAAACAAGATATGCGACGGAATCGACAAAAAAACAGATACAAGATGACAGGAAGAAAGCAAGGCAAAATTATGACACCCGCTTTGTGCGTTTTTGATTTCTCTGCGTAAGGTTTTTTAGCTTTCAGTTACAGCCATGACCGGTTTGAGGATGAAAGTTTTTTCTTCCGATGTAGTCAAACAACTAAACAGTGAAACTGAAGCGCGTGTAAGAATCAACATAACTGTAAAGTTGAGAGCTCTAAACATTGAAAAAACAGATTTTAATTTATCAGCCTGGATATTGAAAGGAAGTTAGGGGAAGAAAAACGTTTTCTTTACTGACAACTTCCCGTATTTCAGTAACAATGAAGTCGTGATACATTAGCGCAAGCAGTATGATGATGCCTTCAACAACGAGGACATGTGGCCACTAAACGGAGCCGTGCCTGTCTGTGCACAGAGACGATTGTTCAGACAGTTCAATGAGTCAAAAACGTTCTTCCTAAGATTTTTTTCTCACAACCTGATAATATTGAGAGCAGTGTGAAGTAGTAATCTTCCCCTGCACTAATGAGCCGTAGACGAACGGTGCTAAATTGAAAAATATCTATTGATGTGTAAAGGACTGCATCACTTCGCGTTAGCGTGTACTTCAGTTCCTTAATGCTGTTACGGCCCTTGTAGCTAAAACGGCGTCAGCTGGTTCGAGACTTCAGTTAAACTGAGTTATTACTGAAGTTGCTGTTCTCGAAGCTGAAGTAGTTTTCATAAATAACTCATACTTTTGGATATGTGCAAAACGCTAGTCTCATATATTACACAGCCCTCGTTAGTACTAATGTTTTCATGTAAGGTACCTTTCTAGCATTAACACGCACTCAATATAGTGATCCTTGATGGTGTATTTATTACAGGCACCTACAAAAATTTTCGGAGCACGGAGATCACAGGGAAGTTAGTTAGGCACTGTATGATAACCGACGAGAATTAAGAGTTTTTGCATTTCCCTACTCGACCTGAACAATACACCTCTCATTGCCTGGCGGCGCCTCTAGTCAGCGAAGAAGTCCAGCTGTCTTCGTAATTTGGGTGTTCTAAAATATTCTGTAGGCACGTGTTTACGGGCAAATCTAGCCACAACGTGtggcactgcaaaaaaaaatgactagCATCAAAATCAGCTGATTTGCATAGGCACGAATGAAGCACAAAAAATTCAAGGCGTAAGACTGGCGAAAGATTCAATGCGAAAGATTCAGACTCCGAGCCAAAAAGATCTTATTTCACTTTGAGCCTTTCTTTGGAGTTCACACATAAACAGTCGTCCTTTTGGTTGAACCAACAAGGGCAGCCTATCTAAACCTAGCCTGACCGTCGCTTATATTATCTCGTCGGCACAAGGAGCCTGCGATCATCAATCACATCCTGTCTATCTTTTATATATATGTAGAAGTGTTCTTTTAGAAAGGTTAAGTTTGACGATTTATCTTTCCCTAAAGACCACACCAAGTTTGGTCATGGCAGCAGGACGTAAAGTGCACGAAAAACGTTGCGTTCGGGCAGCTATGCCCGGTTTTTACATCGTGCCGGTGCGGCATATTGCTGCTGCCGTATAATTTccccgaagttttttttttttttcggccacgCTCTAACGGATCATGTATTTCGACATCTACCTCTTTTTCCGAGCTGCGTTCATTGATATAGTTTCACTTTTCTGCGCGAGATGCTGCAATGTATGCGATAAGAGAAACTTGCTTCTGCAAATTACTTTTTATCGTACTGTGCCGCGCATAATTAGGCCTGGTAGCGTCAAGCGCGCTCAGTTATAAAACAAATTATCGATAGCAAAACCTGCTCAATAGCTTGTGGCGCGATTAATGTGGTTTTTAAGAGAAGACATAGAACGCTTTTCCAGACCCGCATAGTATTAGAGGCGGGTTTAATTTTTGAGCGAGCTGTTCATGTGAAGACGACGAGGAAAACGTGCTTCTTGA containing:
- the LOC144110775 gene encoding uncharacterized protein LOC144110775 isoform X2 is translated as MADKDKKDEAKEAPKDEAKDKKEDVKKEGEKKPEDSNVDKDFVIFHFPGVEQPDGTSAGCETLKIPRQAAIGMVQKAPPLPETITQQMSFIKISCGKCGAEQVADPNQTASRPPAPGTPGALQPGVASTSGGPCAGPGMMNVAKSIPGSDTHIQFVCNCLEKFQPGGAGGGYGAPLPPIPHAPNCCYARGFPPPGTSEAPRRGHSERVRDRLISEERRMMSRFESEDDYAGGSGAGRPGSRRYQELEERRTYAPNRASSGGGGRSGRSPPREYEFRGRLEETSEISEGDEGGNGPYVLRRTSSGSVEVIGDDNYNVRVSLADGVTGARSRRRRYGR
- the LOC144110775 gene encoding uncharacterized protein LOC144110775 isoform X1; the encoded protein is MADKDKKDEAKEAPKDEAKDKKEDVKKEGEKKPEDSNVDKDFVIFHFPGVEQPDGTSAGCETLKIPRQAAIGMVQKVRPAVARLVERCPCNDPEPEAPEPVIPCVDCMAELKEEARRLSTRAVVKTPVSNMSIQQPCPFKAQSLTLTQSCPVPPQAPPLPETITQQMSFIKISCGKCGAEQVADPNQTASRPPAPGTPGALQPGVASTSGGPCAGPGMMNVAKSIPGSDTHIQFVCNCLEKFQPGGAGGGYGAPLPPIPHAPNCCYARGFPPPGTSEAPRRGHSERVRDRLISEERRMMSRFESEDDYAGGSGAGRPGSRRYQELEERRTYAPNRASSGGGGRSGRSPPREYEFRGRLEETSEISEGDEGGNGPYVLRRTSSGSVEVIGDDNYNVRVSLADGVTGARSRRRRYGR